From a single Sediminibacterium sp. KACHI17 genomic region:
- the msrA gene encoding peptide-methionine (S)-S-oxide reductase MsrA has product MNTKVNYSGIVTDTATFGEGCFWCTEAFFQRLEGVLEVVSGYGGGFVENPTYEQVCDKNTGHVELARIVYDPSKITYDELLEVFWKTHDPTTPNQQGNDIGPQYRSVVYYHNETQKQKAEQYKALLDKSGAWDKPIVTTIEPFKNFYLAENYHQNYYNDNPNQGYCRFVIRPKLEKFEKVFKDKLKKQ; this is encoded by the coding sequence ATGAATACGAAGGTGAATTATAGTGGTATCGTTACCGATACGGCTACATTTGGCGAAGGATGTTTTTGGTGTACAGAAGCTTTCTTTCAACGATTGGAAGGTGTATTGGAAGTAGTTAGTGGATATGGTGGTGGATTTGTGGAGAATCCGACCTATGAACAGGTATGTGATAAGAATACGGGTCATGTGGAGCTGGCACGGATCGTTTATGATCCTTCAAAGATCACTTATGATGAGCTTTTAGAGGTTTTTTGGAAGACCCACGATCCTACAACTCCAAATCAGCAAGGCAATGATATTGGGCCACAGTATCGAAGTGTGGTTTATTATCACAACGAAACACAAAAACAAAAAGCGGAACAATACAAAGCATTATTGGATAAAAGTGGTGCCTGGGATAAACCCATCGTTACTACCATTGAACCTTTCAAGAATTTTTATCTGGCAGAAAACTATCATCAAAACTATTACAATGACAATCCCAATCAGGGATATTGCAGATTTGTGATCAGACCTAAATTGGAGAAATTCGAGAAGGTGTTCAAAGACAAGTTAAAGAAGCAATAA
- a CDS encoding DNA mismatch repair protein MutS: MRLYPETALTQLEFDKVRTLLESHCKTLHAREKAAQLRIHTRKEYIQLALQQTFEFKSILQQAQYFPNDFTLPLQQELRLLGIPGALITGEQWLQIRKLSENTANIFRWFDTERRQAFPAMAEVIKDVYYEKTIIEMIDEVIDEQGNVKDNASPDLQKIRMSLYRKRNELRRMFEKVIAKLAKAGYTADIDESFSNGRRVVAVFSEHKRQVKGILHGESDSRKTSFIEPEETIDLNNTVFALEHDELKEVQRILRQLTARLSVYAPLLSQYLLISGEYDFIRAKAKLAIEMNGQLPELSDKAHVHLINAFHPLLLLYNKTANKPTIPVTLTLDEQSRILVISGPNAGGKTVTMKTIGLNQLLLQSGLLVPVSPDSQMGIFKQLFIHIGDTQNLEFELSTYSSHLLHMKSFIESANGKTLFFIDELGSGSDPNLGGAFAEVIMEELARKHAYGVVTTHYLNLKVMANHTKGIINGAMQFDEVNLQPMYKLIVGKPGSSYTFAIAERIGLPQHLINRARKLVEEDHFKLDRLLNRTEQDLQQLEQEKKQLHKLLRENDRLKKEMEVVMDKERHRQQVELLKQQNRITEDRLVYLKDMERKLKQIVLDWKKSENKQEVIKNLQHLLFKQKETIVVNKLAKKVDLKYKELNQQIVIGSLVKLRKNYQVGEVKEIRGKRAIVQIGLLPMHVDLSDLVVVEKLEEKPTS, from the coding sequence ATGCGTTTGTATCCTGAAACAGCTTTGACTCAACTGGAATTTGATAAGGTCAGAACTTTATTGGAAAGTCACTGTAAAACCTTGCATGCCCGTGAGAAAGCAGCCCAATTAAGGATCCATACACGCAAAGAATATATTCAATTAGCCCTGCAGCAAACATTCGAATTCAAATCTATTCTTCAACAGGCGCAGTATTTCCCCAATGATTTTACCCTCCCTTTACAACAGGAACTTCGCTTATTGGGAATTCCCGGTGCACTGATCACAGGAGAACAGTGGTTACAGATCAGGAAATTATCGGAAAACACTGCCAATATTTTTCGATGGTTTGATACAGAAAGAAGACAGGCTTTCCCGGCCATGGCTGAAGTGATCAAAGATGTTTATTACGAGAAAACGATCATTGAAATGATCGATGAGGTGATCGATGAACAGGGAAATGTAAAAGACAATGCCTCACCCGATCTTCAAAAGATACGGATGAGCCTCTATCGCAAGAGAAACGAATTGCGAAGAATGTTTGAAAAAGTGATCGCTAAATTGGCCAAGGCCGGATATACAGCAGACATTGATGAAAGTTTTAGCAATGGCAGGAGAGTTGTTGCTGTTTTTTCAGAACATAAACGTCAGGTGAAAGGGATTCTACATGGAGAAAGTGACAGTAGAAAAACTTCCTTCATTGAACCGGAAGAAACCATTGATCTGAATAATACCGTGTTTGCACTGGAGCATGATGAATTAAAAGAAGTTCAACGCATACTCAGACAACTCACTGCTCGTTTATCCGTTTATGCTCCATTGCTTTCTCAATACTTATTGATCTCCGGAGAATATGATTTCATCAGAGCGAAAGCCAAACTGGCCATTGAAATGAATGGACAGTTACCTGAGTTATCGGACAAGGCGCATGTACACTTGATCAATGCCTTTCATCCCTTGCTTCTGTTGTATAATAAGACCGCCAATAAACCAACGATACCCGTCACACTTACATTGGATGAACAGAGCCGAATCCTAGTCATCAGCGGGCCCAATGCAGGTGGTAAAACAGTAACGATGAAAACGATCGGACTGAATCAGCTCTTACTGCAAAGCGGATTATTGGTGCCGGTAAGTCCGGATTCTCAGATGGGTATTTTTAAGCAGTTGTTTATTCACATCGGCGATACCCAAAATCTTGAATTTGAACTGAGCACTTACAGCAGTCATCTTTTACACATGAAGTCTTTTATTGAGTCTGCTAACGGAAAGACTTTATTTTTTATTGATGAATTGGGTAGTGGAAGTGATCCGAATCTGGGTGGTGCTTTCGCTGAAGTGATCATGGAGGAATTGGCACGCAAACATGCATATGGTGTTGTCACTACACACTATCTCAATTTGAAAGTGATGGCCAATCATACGAAAGGTATCATCAATGGTGCGATGCAGTTTGATGAAGTCAATCTTCAGCCTATGTATAAACTGATCGTTGGTAAGCCCGGCAGTTCCTACACTTTCGCGATTGCAGAAAGAATCGGATTGCCACAACACCTGATCAACAGAGCACGAAAGCTGGTAGAAGAAGACCATTTCAAATTGGATCGTTTGTTGAATAGAACCGAACAAGATCTGCAGCAATTGGAGCAAGAAAAAAAGCAACTCCACAAACTGCTCAGAGAAAACGATCGTTTGAAAAAGGAAATGGAAGTGGTGATGGACAAAGAACGACATCGTCAGCAAGTGGAATTATTGAAACAGCAGAACAGAATCACTGAGGATCGTCTTGTGTACCTGAAAGATATGGAGCGTAAACTCAAACAGATCGTATTGGATTGGAAAAAATCAGAAAATAAGCAAGAGGTCATCAAAAATTTACAGCATCTTTTATTCAAGCAAAAAGAAACCATTGTTGTAAATAAACTGGCGAAAAAAGTAGACCTGAAATACAAAGAACTCAATCAACAAATTGTAATAGGCTCGCTGGTGAAGTTGAGAAAGAACTACCAGGTAGGGGAAGTGAAAGAGATCCGGGGAAAAAGAGCCATCGTGCAAATTGGATTACTACCCATGCACGTCGACCTGTCAGATCTCGTCGTAGTTGAAAAACTTGAAGAGAAACCCACTTCCTAG
- a CDS encoding oligosaccharide flippase family protein, which yields MGSIRKQTIISSVLVYIGFAIGFVNHYFYTKNGSFTPEQFGLTRIFFDFAQNMMAFGALGVIPVIYKFYPYYKDNLEPRKIDLMSWAMLASIIGFVIVLVSGFVFQPFFVEKYQEKSPLILNYYYWMFPFAMGMLFFSVIEGFSWALQLSVVSNFLKETLLRVITSVLIGLFYFKWISFTVFIYLFAFQYLAIFLFLFIYLLRSGHLHFHFKISRVTRKFWKKILSMQILIYGGTLIASVAATIDSFIIAGFQGLTAVGIFVFAQFTANVIQVPQRSIQAVSSSFLSRAWKDKNYGEIHRIYSRSCINLLLMSLFIFGNIWLNAEEGIKVLNIQQDYLNSLNVIFILGIVRIIDAGTGLNAMVINTSTYWRFDFISGVVLIGLRLPLTYFMIKEYGIIGSAYAELIAYATYNFIRYEFLRRKFNMQPFTMKTLYSLLLAVAAYFICKQSFSALSGWIAIICNAVVFSGIMIAGIFVFKLTPDAMQLYHVVKKRWSNE from the coding sequence ATGGGAAGTATTCGTAAACAAACCATCATTTCCAGCGTACTGGTTTATATTGGTTTTGCCATTGGGTTTGTCAATCATTATTTCTACACCAAAAATGGTTCTTTTACCCCCGAGCAGTTTGGTCTGACGCGTATTTTCTTTGATTTCGCACAAAATATGATGGCTTTTGGAGCCTTGGGTGTCATTCCGGTCATCTATAAATTCTACCCTTATTATAAGGATAATCTTGAGCCTCGCAAGATCGATCTGATGAGTTGGGCCATGTTGGCATCGATCATTGGATTTGTCATTGTATTGGTCAGTGGTTTTGTATTTCAACCATTTTTTGTAGAAAAGTACCAAGAGAAATCCCCTTTAATCCTGAATTACTATTACTGGATGTTTCCATTCGCCATGGGGATGTTATTCTTTTCTGTGATAGAAGGATTTAGCTGGGCATTGCAATTATCTGTGGTATCCAACTTCTTAAAGGAGACATTACTCAGGGTTATTACCAGTGTATTGATCGGACTATTTTATTTCAAATGGATCAGTTTCACCGTGTTCATCTACCTCTTTGCATTTCAATACCTAGCTATCTTTTTATTTCTATTCATCTACCTATTACGCAGTGGTCACCTTCACTTTCATTTTAAAATCAGCAGGGTAACCAGGAAGTTCTGGAAAAAGATACTCTCAATGCAGATCCTGATTTATGGAGGCACATTGATCGCATCTGTTGCTGCAACCATTGATAGCTTTATCATTGCGGGTTTTCAAGGACTTACAGCTGTCGGTATTTTTGTGTTTGCACAATTCACGGCGAATGTTATTCAGGTTCCGCAGAGAAGTATTCAGGCAGTTTCCTCGAGCTTTCTTTCCAGGGCTTGGAAAGACAAAAACTATGGCGAGATTCATCGCATCTATTCAAGATCCTGTATCAATCTGTTATTGATGTCATTATTCATTTTCGGTAATATATGGCTGAATGCAGAAGAGGGCATCAAAGTGTTGAATATTCAGCAAGATTATCTGAATAGTTTGAATGTTATTTTCATTTTAGGGATTGTACGAATTATTGATGCGGGCACCGGTTTGAATGCCATGGTTATCAATACCTCAACTTATTGGCGATTTGATTTCATCAGTGGAGTGGTGTTGATCGGGCTTCGATTACCACTAACTTATTTCATGATCAAAGAGTATGGCATTATCGGATCGGCTTATGCCGAATTGATAGCGTATGCTACCTATAATTTTATACGCTATGAATTTCTGAGACGGAAATTCAATATGCAGCCATTTACCATGAAGACCTTGTATTCTCTATTGTTAGCTGTTGCAGCTTATTTTATCTGTAAACAGTCTTTCAGTGCTTTGAGTGGCTGGATAGCAATTATTTGTAATGCGGTTGTCTTTTCGGGTATTATGATCGCAGGAATATTTGTCTTCAAGCTAACCCCTGATGCCATGCAGTTGTATCATGTCGTGAAGAAAAGATGGAGCAATGAGTAG
- the hppD gene encoding 4-hydroxyphenylpyruvate dioxygenase encodes MESIVTSAVQSTTTDFLPLLGTDYVEFYVGNAKQAAHFYKTAFGFQSLAYAGPETGVKDRASYAVRQNKLTFVFTTALRTDNPIADHVYKHGDGVKVLALKVNDATDAWKQTTQRGGKSYMEPQRLKDEFGEVVISGIHTYGDTVHLFIERTNYTGAFLPGYRKWESHYNPSETGLLYVDHCVGNVGWNQMNPWVKFYEDVMGFKNILSFDDNDISTEYSALMSKVMSNGNGFVKFPINEPAEGKKKSQVEEYLDFYNGEGCQHVALATNDIVRTVTDLQNRGVEFLKVPTTYYDDLLDRVGHIDEDLNPLRDLGILVDRDDEGYLLQIFTKPVEDRPTLFFEIIQRKGAKSFGKGNFKALFEAIEREQADRGNL; translated from the coding sequence ATGGAATCGATTGTAACTTCTGCAGTACAGTCTACTACTACTGATTTTTTACCCTTATTGGGCACTGATTATGTTGAATTTTATGTCGGCAATGCAAAGCAAGCCGCTCATTTTTATAAAACAGCTTTTGGCTTTCAAAGTTTGGCTTATGCCGGACCTGAAACAGGGGTAAAAGATCGTGCCAGCTATGCTGTCAGACAAAACAAATTGACTTTTGTTTTTACAACCGCACTGCGTACCGATAATCCGATAGCAGATCATGTATACAAACACGGAGATGGTGTGAAGGTATTGGCATTGAAAGTAAACGATGCTACGGATGCCTGGAAACAAACAACACAGCGCGGTGGTAAGAGCTATATGGAACCGCAACGATTAAAAGATGAATTCGGAGAAGTAGTCATCAGCGGTATCCATACTTATGGAGATACTGTACACCTTTTTATTGAAAGAACAAATTATACCGGTGCATTCTTACCTGGATACAGAAAATGGGAGAGTCATTATAATCCAAGTGAAACGGGATTACTGTACGTCGATCATTGTGTGGGTAATGTAGGATGGAATCAAATGAATCCTTGGGTTAAGTTTTATGAAGATGTGATGGGCTTTAAGAATATCCTCAGTTTTGATGATAACGATATCTCAACCGAGTACTCAGCGTTGATGAGTAAGGTGATGAGTAATGGAAACGGATTCGTAAAGTTCCCGATCAATGAACCTGCAGAAGGAAAGAAAAAATCACAGGTAGAAGAGTACCTCGATTTTTATAATGGAGAAGGCTGTCAACATGTGGCACTGGCAACAAATGATATTGTCAGAACCGTCACCGATCTTCAAAACAGAGGTGTTGAGTTTTTAAAAGTTCCTACCACCTATTATGATGATTTATTGGATAGAGTAGGACATATCGATGAAGACCTAAATCCTTTGCGTGATCTGGGAATCTTGGTGGATAGAGATGATGAAGGATACTTATTACAAATTTTTACCAAGCCCGTTGAAGACAGGCCTACACTTTTCTTTGAGATCATTCAGCGGAAAGGGGCTAAGAGTTTCGGAAAAGGTAATTTTAAAGCCTTATTTGAAGCCATTGAAAGAGAACAGGCGGATAGAGGAAACCTATAA
- a CDS encoding L,D-transpeptidase family protein: MKYPLLFLSILMTAVSVNGQSGFIENQRVFPRVAQAIRSKEDSLKKQFANAKLQWPAKDVYIRSFKYDSQLEVWVRNTSAEPYKLFKTYKICALSGTLGPKRMEGDYQVPEGFYYINEFNPKSMYHLSLGLNYPNASDLLLSDSIKPGSDIYIHGSCITVGCIPIQNDQIEELYVLASHARNQGQDFIPVHIYPVRFSNNRSQEYLDRNSKEDKEYQKFSTRLKEVYDYFEENKKLPLISVNKKGEYVIL; this comes from the coding sequence ATGAAATACCCCCTGTTATTTCTTTCAATATTGATGACCGCGGTATCCGTCAACGGACAGTCAGGTTTTATTGAAAATCAACGTGTGTTTCCCAGGGTTGCACAGGCCATTCGCTCCAAAGAAGATAGTTTGAAGAAACAGTTCGCAAATGCTAAACTTCAATGGCCCGCAAAAGATGTTTATATCCGAAGCTTTAAGTATGATAGTCAATTGGAAGTATGGGTAAGAAATACTTCAGCAGAACCTTATAAGTTATTCAAAACCTATAAGATATGCGCGCTTTCAGGAACGCTTGGGCCGAAAAGAATGGAGGGTGATTATCAGGTGCCGGAAGGATTTTACTATATCAATGAATTCAATCCCAAAAGCATGTATCACTTATCATTGGGATTGAATTACCCCAATGCATCAGATCTGCTTTTAAGTGATTCCATCAAACCGGGAAGTGATATATACATTCATGGTAGTTGTATCACCGTAGGATGTATCCCAATTCAGAACGATCAGATCGAAGAATTGTATGTGTTGGCCTCACATGCCCGTAATCAGGGACAAGACTTCATACCTGTTCATATTTATCCGGTTCGTTTCAGCAATAATAGAAGTCAGGAGTACTTGGATAGAAATAGTAAAGAAGATAAAGAATACCAAAAGTTCTCAACCCGTTTAAAAGAAGTATATGACTACTTCGAAGAAAACAAAAAGCTGCCATTGATCTCCGTAAACAAAAAAGGGGAGTACGTTATATTATAA
- a CDS encoding gluconate:H+ symporter yields MQIFLVLLLVIIGLTVLTSVYKVSPFVSFLIVSICAGLLLGMPLMAIVKSLQKGVGDMLGSIIITLASGAMIGKLVANSGAATVIAERVIRICGQQYLSWGMMLTGLIIGIPLFYNVGFVLVIPIIYSLVYKFKLPVIPVAIPILAALSVAHSLLPPHPSPASLIGIFNASISKTFLYGMIVAIPAVVLAGPIFSRFLIRIKTTSSRFDFQETVQAENQPSLGISILSALMPIFLLLVTLLTSIIFKANDSIAKICDFINEPSILMLCSLLIVTLLLGKRQGMSVQAIMTTYDQGVREIATIILIIGASGGLKQILIDSEMSNEIVAVLQSVQIHPLVLAWLVAALIRLCLGSATVAGLTAAGIIAPLITQLDVEPNLVILAIGSGSIFCSHVNDTGFWMFKEYFNVSVKDTFLSWSLMESIVSVVGLLGVLVLSLFI; encoded by the coding sequence ATGCAGATTTTTCTCGTACTTCTTCTTGTAATTATCGGGTTAACGGTACTGACATCTGTATATAAAGTTTCTCCATTCGTCTCATTTTTAATTGTTTCAATTTGCGCCGGGTTGCTTCTTGGGATGCCTCTTATGGCAATTGTAAAATCATTGCAGAAAGGGGTGGGAGATATGCTGGGCTCCATCATCATCACCCTCGCCTCAGGAGCCATGATCGGTAAACTGGTAGCAAATAGTGGAGCTGCAACCGTTATTGCTGAAAGAGTCATTCGTATATGCGGTCAACAATATCTTTCCTGGGGTATGATGTTGACCGGACTCATCATCGGAATTCCTTTGTTTTACAATGTGGGGTTTGTTTTGGTGATCCCGATCATATACAGTTTAGTTTACAAATTCAAACTACCCGTTATACCGGTTGCAATACCCATTTTAGCTGCTCTATCTGTAGCCCATAGTTTATTACCGCCACATCCATCACCGGCTTCTTTGATCGGTATTTTTAATGCGAGTATCTCAAAAACATTTCTTTACGGAATGATCGTAGCCATTCCAGCGGTTGTATTGGCAGGTCCTATTTTTTCGAGATTTCTGATTCGCATCAAAACAACTTCATCACGTTTCGATTTTCAGGAAACTGTACAAGCTGAAAATCAACCTTCTTTGGGGATCAGTATTCTTTCTGCCTTAATGCCCATCTTCTTATTACTAGTCACACTCCTGACTTCTATCATCTTCAAAGCAAATGATAGCATTGCAAAAATTTGTGACTTCATCAATGAGCCTTCGATTTTAATGTTATGCTCCTTATTAATTGTGACGCTTTTATTAGGGAAAAGACAAGGTATGTCTGTACAAGCGATCATGACGACCTATGACCAAGGAGTCCGAGAGATCGCTACAATTATTTTGATCATAGGAGCGTCGGGAGGACTGAAACAAATACTGATTGACAGTGAAATGAGTAATGAAATTGTCGCTGTTTTACAATCGGTACAAATTCATCCACTCGTGCTTGCCTGGCTGGTAGCTGCGCTTATTCGACTCTGTCTGGGATCTGCAACAGTAGCGGGTCTTACGGCGGCAGGTATCATTGCGCCATTGATCACACAATTAGATGTAGAACCGAATTTGGTCATTTTAGCGATTGGTTCAGGCAGTATCTTTTGTTCACACGTGAATGATACGGGTTTTTGGATGTTTAAAGAGTATTTTAATGTTTCAGTAAAAGATACATTTTTATCCTGGTCATTGATGGAAAGCATTGTTTCAGTAGTTGGATTACTGGGAGTTTTGGTATTGAGTTTGTTTATTTAA
- a CDS encoding 5-(carboxyamino)imidazole ribonucleotide synthase, giving the protein MKAGILGGGQLGRMLLQAAANYTVETWVMENDPNCPAAHLCHHFVLGNINDFDAVYAFGKGLDVLTIEIESVNVDALEKLEAEGVKVYPKPSAIRTIKNKILQKQFYESNDIPTSSFVITEKLSDLKDHTAFLPAVHKIGQGGYDGKGVQIIRDEQEIEKGFDAPAVLEKMVPIHKEIAMIVAMNDKGETALYPPAEMVFDPVLNLLDYQLSPASLPEKVFWKAEAIALRVVKGLNSPGLFAVELFVDKNEEVLVNETAPRVHNSGHHTIEANYSSQYDMLWRIMLGYPLGNTDAILPSAIVNLLGAEGYSGEAVYENLDEVLKMDNVFVHLYGKKQTKPGRKMGHVTIMHKDYQDLTHKANKIKHLLKVIST; this is encoded by the coding sequence ATGAAAGCAGGAATTCTTGGAGGTGGCCAGTTGGGCCGTATGCTGTTACAAGCAGCAGCCAATTACACAGTAGAAACTTGGGTAATGGAAAACGACCCTAATTGTCCGGCCGCGCATCTTTGTCACCATTTTGTTCTGGGAAATATCAATGATTTTGATGCAGTATATGCATTTGGGAAAGGGCTGGATGTTCTTACCATCGAAATTGAGTCGGTGAATGTGGATGCATTAGAAAAACTCGAAGCTGAAGGCGTTAAAGTGTATCCCAAACCCTCTGCGATCAGAACGATCAAAAATAAGATCCTTCAAAAGCAATTCTATGAATCAAATGATATCCCTACTTCCTCATTTGTTATCACAGAAAAGCTGAGTGATCTAAAAGACCACACTGCTTTTTTACCGGCTGTTCATAAGATCGGACAAGGTGGATATGATGGAAAAGGTGTTCAGATCATTCGTGATGAGCAAGAAATAGAAAAAGGATTTGATGCACCAGCGGTACTTGAAAAAATGGTGCCTATACATAAAGAGATCGCAATGATCGTTGCGATGAATGATAAAGGAGAAACAGCATTGTATCCTCCTGCTGAAATGGTATTTGATCCTGTGTTAAATTTATTGGATTATCAATTGAGTCCTGCATCACTTCCGGAAAAAGTATTTTGGAAAGCAGAAGCCATCGCTTTACGTGTGGTAAAAGGGTTGAATAGCCCGGGATTATTTGCTGTAGAACTTTTTGTTGATAAGAATGAAGAAGTGTTGGTCAATGAAACAGCACCACGTGTACATAACAGCGGGCATCATACCATTGAAGCCAATTATTCCAGTCAATATGATATGTTATGGCGTATCATGTTAGGTTATCCCTTGGGAAATACTGATGCGATACTTCCATCTGCCATTGTAAATCTTCTCGGCGCCGAAGGATATTCCGGTGAAGCAGTTTATGAAAACCTTGACGAGGTCTTAAAAATGGATAATGTTTTTGTACATCTCTATGGAAAAAAGCAGACAAAACCCGGTAGAAAAATGGGGCATGTTACCATTATGCACAAAGACTATCAGGATCTAACACACAAGGCGAATAAGATCAAACATTTATTGAAGGTCATTAGCACATAA
- a CDS encoding DUF3078 domain-containing protein: MKKTMLWMLMLCFSSAVFSQDIVVNKLRSETSRTIKKDADTSTWVWKKGGLLSANLAQGSLSNWAAGGDNFSLAVSSYFNFFYFYRKNRHSWDNNFDMNLGYVQTTSLGGRKNDDRFDFLSKYGYKMDSTGKVFLSSLFNFRSQWFDGYTFSGGVPSFSSSFLSPAYIILSVGFDYKPSDKLSVFVSPLTSRWTVVANNKLSTLGKYGVPAGKTSINEIGTFATVNYNNTIAKNVTYKGRLDMFSNYNNQAQNIDFFMTNLFSFKINKFFSATYSLDLIYDDDVRLFGPNKTSPGLQTKSLIGIGFLRPLNVKKG; encoded by the coding sequence ATGAAGAAAACTATGCTATGGATGCTGATGCTGTGTTTTTCATCAGCAGTTTTTTCTCAGGATATTGTAGTGAATAAACTTCGAAGTGAAACTTCCCGAACCATCAAAAAAGACGCGGATACCAGTACATGGGTATGGAAAAAAGGTGGTTTATTGAGTGCAAATCTTGCACAAGGCTCCCTGAGTAATTGGGCTGCAGGGGGTGATAATTTTTCACTCGCAGTAAGCTCATACTTCAATTTTTTCTATTTCTATCGTAAGAACCGCCACAGCTGGGATAACAACTTTGATATGAACCTCGGCTACGTGCAGACCACCAGCCTAGGAGGAAGAAAGAACGATGACCGTTTTGATTTTCTGAGTAAGTATGGTTATAAAATGGATAGTACCGGAAAAGTATTTTTATCCAGTCTTTTTAACTTTCGTTCCCAATGGTTTGATGGTTATACCTTTTCAGGAGGTGTGCCAAGTTTTTCATCATCATTCTTATCACCGGCATACATAATTCTTTCAGTCGGATTTGATTACAAACCTTCTGATAAGCTTTCAGTGTTTGTGTCGCCACTTACATCCAGGTGGACTGTTGTGGCGAATAACAAACTATCTACATTAGGTAAGTATGGTGTACCTGCAGGCAAAACATCGATCAATGAAATAGGAACTTTCGCTACCGTTAACTACAATAATACGATTGCGAAAAATGTGACTTACAAAGGAAGGTTAGACATGTTCTCTAACTATAACAACCAAGCACAGAATATCGACTTCTTCATGACCAATTTATTCTCTTTCAAGATCAATAAATTTTTCTCGGCAACATATAGTCTTGATCTGATCTATGATGACGATGTTCGTTTATTCGGTCCTAATAAAACATCACCCGGACTACAAACCAAAAGCCTGATTGGTATTGGATTCTTACGCCCTTTGAATGTGAAGAAAGGATAG